The sequence CCCAAGTCCCAGCGGCGCGACACCTTCCCCATTATCGAGAAGGAATCCGGGGCGGACGACCGGCTGCTGCGCCCCCTGTGCGCCAAGCAGCTGGCGCCCACGCTCCCCGAGCGGGAAGGCTGGGTGGACCGTGAGCGCCTCTACGACTTCACCGGGCGCTCGCGCAAGCCGCAGATGGAGCTGGCCGAGCGGTACGGCTTCGAGGAGTACAGCCAGCCGGCCGGCGGCTGCTGCTTCCTCACCGACGAGAACTTCTCCCGCAAGCTGGCGGACCTGTGGAGCGCCCGCGGGAGCAAGGAGTACGACCTCGACGACGTCATGCTGCTGAAGATGGGCCGCCACCTGCGCCCGGCGCCCAACTACAAGCTGATCATCGCCCGCGAGGACGGCGAGAACCGCTTCATGAACGGCTACCGCAAGCGCTTCCACGCCGTGCGCGACCTGGACTACCCGGGACCGCTGGCGCTGGTGCAGGGCGAGCCCGACGAGGCGGACCTGGAGACGGCGGCGCGCATCACGGCCCGCTACGGCAAGGGCCGCAGCGCCGAAAGCATCCGCGCGGAGATCACCCCGCCGGGCGGCGAGCCCTACGTGACCGAGGTGGCGCCCATGCCGCCCGCGCAGATCCCCGAGGAATGGCATGTCTGAGGAGAAGGAACGGGAATTCCTCGACGCGCGCAGCCTGCTGTGCCCCATGCCGGTGATCCGCGCCGGGGAGCGCATCGCCGAGCTGGAGCCCGGCACGGAGCTGGAGGTGCGCGCCAGCGATCCGGGCGTGCTGCACGACATCCCGGCCTGGTGCCGGGTCAACGGCCACACCGTCCTGGAGGCCCGCGAGGAGGGCGACGAGCTGGTGGTGGTCCTGCGGGTGGGCGCGGACGATGACGACGCCTGAGGCCGGCCCCGGCTCCGCGGCCTCCGATCCGGAGCGCACCGCGGCGGCGCAGAAGGTGACGGTGATCGGCGCCGTCACCAACCTGGTGCTGGCCCTGGTGAAGACCGTGTTCGGCGTCTTCGCCAACTCCCAGGCGCTGATCGCGGACGGCCTGCACTCCCTCTCCGACCTGCTCACCGACGCCCTGGTGCTGGTGGCGGTGCGCATGGGCGCCCGGGAGCCGGACGCCGACCACCCCTACGGCCACGGCCGCTTCGAAACCCTGGCCACCGTGGTCCTGGGGCTGATCCTCATCGGTGCCGGCCTGGGCATCGCCGTAAACGCCGCCACCCGGCTCGCCGCCGGCGAGATCGCCCTGCCCACCTGGCCCGCCCTGGTGGCCGCCGCCTTTTCCATCGGCGCCAACGAGTGGCTGTTCCGCATCCAGGTGCGGATCGGGCGCAAGTACCAGGCCTCCAGCGTGGTGGCCAACGCCTGGCACCACCGCACCGACGCCCTCTCCTCGGTGGCCGCCCTGGTGGGCATCGCCGGCTCCATGATGGGCCTGGTGGTGCTGGACACCGTGGCCGCCGTGGCGGTGGCCTCCATGGTGATCTGGGCCGGCGGCAAGCTGGGCTGGGACGCCATCAAGGAGCTGGTGGACACCTCCCTGGAGCGCGAGGAGGTGGAGCGTCTGCACCGGCAGATGCTGCGCATCGAGGGGGTCAAGGCCGTGCACGGCCTCAAGACCCGGCGCATGGGCCCCGAGGCCCTGGTGGACGTGCATGTGCAGGTGCCCGGCACCGTCAGCGTCTCCGAGGGCCACCAGATCGCCGAGCGGGTGCGCAAGCACCTCATCCGGAGCCATCCCGATGTCTCCGAGGTGCTGGTGCACGTGGACCCGGAGAACGACGAGCATGGCATCCCGCTGCTTCCCAACCGGGAAGAGATCATGGCCGAGGTGTTCCGGTGCACGGAGGCCCTGGAGCACGATCTCGCCATCCGCGACTATACGGTCCACTATCTGGGTGGACGGATCACCCTGGAGCTGGCCGTGGAGGTGGACGCGAGCCACACCCTCGGCGAGGCGTACCGGATCGCCGAGCGGCTGCGGGAGGAGATCCGGGCGCAGACCCAGGCCCACGACGTACAGGTGCATCTGCACGTGCCGCACGGGGAAAGCGGCGAGACGGCCCCTTCCGGGGCCTGAGCACACGGAAAGAAGGGGGACCCGAACCCATGCCACTGCCCGCCAACGCCCGGCAGCCGCGCCTCGCTCCCATCCGGGGGAAGGCCGCCCCGCTGCTCCTGGCTCTCGGCGTCTGCCTGGCCGTCCCGGCCACGGCGGCCACCGTCTACAAGTGGACCGACGAGGACGGCACCGTCCACTACTCCGACGCGCCCCCGCCGGGCCAGCAGGACGTGGAGCGCCTGGAGATCGAGTCCGGCGCCCCCCGCCCGGAGGTTGGCCAGGAGCAGGAATCCGAACCCGACCAGGAGGAGGACGGCGGCGCCGCCGACGTGAACATCTCCGAGGCCGAGATCCAGGCAAAGAAGCTGGAAGACCAGGTGGAGAAGGCCCGGCAGATCTACGAGCAGGCCCGGGAGAACCGGATCGAGGGGGAGAAGGTCCGGCTCGGCAACGAGCAGAATTACGTCCGCTACCTGGAGCGGATCGAGGGGCTCAAGGAAGAAGAAGAACAGGCCAAGAAGCAGCTGGAGGAGCTCCGCCGGAAGCTGGAGGAAGCCCGCTCCCGGCTGCAGGAGCTGCGCCAGAAGGCGCAGGAGTAGGGAGAGCGGCCCCGTACCGGCCGGCCCTGGACCCGATTACCGACTCGCAAAGGGAGGTTCTCCATGCACCAGCCCGTCGTGCTCATCGGCGCCGGCGAGATGGGAAGCGTGTTCGCCCACGGCCTTCTGCGTGCCGGCCATCCCGTCTATCCGGTCACCCGCGACATGGACCCGGAGCAGGCGGCAGCGGCCGTTCCGGACCCCGCCCTGGCCCTGGTTACCGTGGGCGAGAAGGACCTCCATACCGTGCTGGCCGATCTGCCCCCGGCCTGGCGGGACCGGGTGGGCCTGATCCAGAACGAGCTCCTGCCCCGCGACTGGGAGGCCCACGACCTGCCGCAGCCCACGGTGA comes from Thiohalorhabdus denitrificans and encodes:
- a CDS encoding tRNA (5-methylaminomethyl-2-thiouridylate)-methyltransferase, whose translation is MSEQPKAVALLSGGLDSMLAAAVAKEQGVHVEGINFFTGFCVEGHTHAIRQKDKDKAKRNNALWSAEQVGIKLHIVDISQEYVGVVTNPKHGYGQNLNPCLDCKGFMVAKAREWMEENGFDFIITGEVIGQRPKSQRRDTFPIIEKESGADDRLLRPLCAKQLAPTLPEREGWVDRERLYDFTGRSRKPQMELAERYGFEEYSQPAGGCCFLTDENFSRKLADLWSARGSKEYDLDDVMLLKMGRHLRPAPNYKLIIAREDGENRFMNGYRKRFHAVRDLDYPGPLALVQGEPDEADLETAARITARYGKGRSAESIRAEITPPGGEPYVTEVAPMPPAQIPEEWHV
- a CDS encoding sulfurtransferase TusA family protein, whose product is MSEEKEREFLDARSLLCPMPVIRAGERIAELEPGTELEVRASDPGVLHDIPAWCRVNGHTVLEAREEGDELVVVLRVGADDDDA
- a CDS encoding cation diffusion facilitator family transporter, which translates into the protein MTTPEAGPGSAASDPERTAAAQKVTVIGAVTNLVLALVKTVFGVFANSQALIADGLHSLSDLLTDALVLVAVRMGAREPDADHPYGHGRFETLATVVLGLILIGAGLGIAVNAATRLAAGEIALPTWPALVAAAFSIGANEWLFRIQVRIGRKYQASSVVANAWHHRTDALSSVAALVGIAGSMMGLVVLDTVAAVAVASMVIWAGGKLGWDAIKELVDTSLEREEVERLHRQMLRIEGVKAVHGLKTRRMGPEALVDVHVQVPGTVSVSEGHQIAERVRKHLIRSHPDVSEVLVHVDPENDEHGIPLLPNREEIMAEVFRCTEALEHDLAIRDYTVHYLGGRITLELAVEVDASHTLGEAYRIAERLREEIRAQTQAHDVQVHLHVPHGESGETAPSGA
- a CDS encoding DUF4124 domain-containing protein, whose translation is MPLPANARQPRLAPIRGKAAPLLLALGVCLAVPATAATVYKWTDEDGTVHYSDAPPPGQQDVERLEIESGAPRPEVGQEQESEPDQEEDGGAADVNISEAEIQAKKLEDQVEKARQIYEQARENRIEGEKVRLGNEQNYVRYLERIEGLKEEEEQAKKQLEELRRKLEEARSRLQELRQKAQE